The Acidimicrobiales bacterium sequence CGCGCCGTTCCAGCAAGCCGCGCACGCGCTCCGGCGGTGGTTCCGGACGCCGACCCGCCAAGAAGGCCGCGAAGAAGCACCGCGGCAAGGGCGGTCCCAAGGGCAAGGGCGGCGGGCCGAAGGGCAAGGGCGGTCCCAACCGCGGTCCCAAGGGCAAGCGGGGCGGGCCCAAGGGCAAGCGGGGACCGGCGTCGCGCTGAGTCCGTTCAGTCGGCGAGCAGGAAGTCGCGGATGGTCGTCATGGCCCGCGGGTCCTGCATCATGAAGATGTGCCCGCCGTCGAAGATCTCGAGCCGGGCGTGCGGGATCGCCGCCGCGATGCGTTCCGAGTTGCTCACCGGTGCGATCCCGTCGTAGCGGCCGGCGCACACCAGCGTGGGTGACGTGATCGACGCCAGGCCGGCGCTCGCATCGTGGCACCGCCGCGCCTCCAGCTGAGCGGCGAACCCTTCGGCCGCCTCGGCGGGCAGTGGGGACCGCTGCCGGTCCCGGAACATCGTGGTGAATCCCTCGAGCCCCGGGAGCTCGCCCCCGGGTTCGTAGCGGGTGTCCATGATCGGCATCCAGGCGTCCGCCCGCGCCTCGCCGTCGAGCGACTGGAGCTCGTGCAGCGGATAGGAGGGGGCATCGCCGCCGGGCGAGGTGCAGTTGAGGACGAGACGCTCGACGAGCTGCGGATGGCGGATCGCGAGGTGCTGGGCGACCATCCCGCCGAACGACGTGCCCATCACGTGACAGCGCTCCCAGCCGACCGCCGCGCAGAGCGCGGCGGCGTCGTCGGCGAAGTCGGCCATCGTCGGTTGCCGGTCGCCGCGGCTGGTGCGGCCGAGCCCTCGCTGGTCGTAGTGGAGCCCGCGGAAGTCACGGTTGAGCGGCGAGCGGTCGGGCATCGTCGCGCGCAGGTCCCCACCGGAGCCCGAGATGTGCAGCAGCGGCGGTCCCTCACCGTGGAACTCGTGGTACACACGCAGGTCGCCGACGTCGATGAAGGACATCGCGGGACCCTAGAGGTCGGCCGCCACGGTGGCCACCGTCGTGTAGCGAGCGCCGTCCGGGTGCAGCTCCGAGCGGACGAGCGCGATCTCCCGGACCGTGAAGGTGCCCCGCACCCCCACCCCGTCCAACGAGCAGGGGCCGTCGCCCTTCGAGCGAGCGAGCGTGATGTGGCCGACGAACGAACGCGGGTCGACCGGCTCCCCCACCGACGCCGTCGCCTCCCGAACGACCTTGGCGATCGTCTCCAGCCCTGCCACCGGGGCGACGACCACCCCCGGCCCGAGCCGTTCGACGGTCGGGCCGAGTCGCACGGCCGTCGCCGCGAACCGAACCTGGCGGAGCGCGGCCCGCGCCTCGGTCTCCGAACACGACCCGAGGAACCGCACGGTCGCGTGCCACTGCTCGGCGGTGGTGAAGCGCAGGCCGGGCGCCGCCTGGCGCGGGAGCGCGGCGAGGACATCCACGACGGCGGGCGGCGGCCACACGGCGACGAACAAACGAGGCACGATCGGCGAAACTAGCCCGCCCCACCAGCGCCCGGATGCGAGACTGGCCGGTGATGGACCTCCGCCCCCTCCTCCAGACGACCGACGATCAGTTCGCGGCCGCGCTCGGCATCCAGCAGCGGTCCGAGCGCAGATACGACCCGCATGTCGCGCCCACCACCGCCGAGGAACTGC is a genomic window containing:
- a CDS encoding alpha/beta hydrolase, with amino-acid sequence MSFIDVGDLRVYHEFHGEGPPLLHISGSGGDLRATMPDRSPLNRDFRGLHYDQRGLGRTSRGDRQPTMADFADDAAALCAAVGWERCHVMGTSFGGMVAQHLAIRHPQLVERLVLNCTSPGGDAPSYPLHELQSLDGEARADAWMPIMDTRYEPGGELPGLEGFTTMFRDRQRSPLPAEAAEGFAAQLEARRCHDASAGLASITSPTLVCAGRYDGIAPVSNSERIAAAIPHARLEIFDGGHIFMMQDPRAMTTIRDFLLAD
- the thpR gene encoding RNA 2',3'-cyclic phosphodiesterase, with translation MPRLFVAVWPPPAVVDVLAALPRQAAPGLRFTTAEQWHATVRFLGSCSETEARAALRQVRFAATAVRLGPTVERLGPGVVVAPVAGLETIAKVVREATASVGEPVDPRSFVGHITLARSKGDGPCSLDGVGVRGTFTVREIALVRSELHPDGARYTTVATVAADL